The stretch of DNA TTCGCGGTGGGCCGCGCCTACCTGCTGGACGCCGCCAACAACCAATTGATCGTGCTGAACGTGGCTCAGGGCAAGATAGAACGCCGATTCGCTACACCGGGCGGCGCGGCGGGACTGGCCGTAGAAGATGGCCGCGTGTTCGTCAAAACAGCGTCCAGCGGTGAACTGTTGGTGTTCGGCGGCCCGAATGACGCCGCCACCACGCGCCGAATTCTGGCCAAAGCCGCCCCCATGCCCGAAGCCGAATGCATGGACGCCGTGCTGCACGTCGGCAACCGCCTGTGGGCAACCAGCCACAGCACCGGGCAAGTGTTTGTGCTGTCTGCCGATGGGGGGCAACTGCTGGACACTTACGCAGTGGGCGGCGCACCCGTTGGCCTGGAGCAGTGGTCGGGCGGCGTGCTCGTGCTGGACGTTCAGGGCCGTCTGCTGGAACTGGCCGAAGACGGGCAGATCAGGCGCACGCTGAAGCTGAAGGGCAATCCCGACAAATTTAGCGTGATGGACGGCAAAGCTTACCTGACAGACCGGGGCGGCACGGTCAGCGTGGTCGACCTGCAAACCTTCCGCGTGACCCGCCAACGCACCTTCGGTACCCCGATGGACATTGCCGCCCTGCCCGATGGACACCTGGCTCTGGCTGACGCCACACGCGGCCTGCTGATGCTGATGCCCGATCTGAGCGACGTGTAGGGGAAGGGATCGTCAGCCTCTAAATCCGTGCATCGTGGAGTGAATAAATTGGGTTGATGGACGGTATCCACAGCTTGGTTTACCTCGTGGCACATCCAAAACACCACTGCCCAAGTCCGTATGAGGCCGTCGTCCACGCAGTGGGCAGGCCAATTCCATTTGAGAATGAACAGGCGATTCCGCTTCAAGAGAAGGACTCAGCCGACTCAAAATGCGACAAGATCAATCCTGCCTAGCGCAGCGCCGCTCCCCCTACTTGGTGGGGTATGGGGTTGGGGGTGGGGCAAAACGTGGGAGAAGGCAAAAAACATCCATTCAAATCGCCTTTTCATTTCCCACCAACGCCCCACCCTAGTCCTCCTCCCCATCCTCCAACGGAGCAAACAACCGATCCAGATCATGCGTCGTCAGCTGCGTGGCGTCACTTAAACCGCCGTCCAGAATCCCGCGTGCCAGCGCCGCCTTCCGGGCCTGCAAGTCCAGAATCTTTTCCTCCACGCTGCCCGCCGCGATCAGCTTGTACACGAACACGGGCTTGTCTTGCCCAATGCGGTAGGCCCGGTCAGTAGCCTGATCCTCGGCGGCAGGATTCCACCAGGGGTCGTAATGGATGACCGTATCGGCGGCAGTCAGGTTCAGGCCCACGCCGCCCGCCTTGAGCGTGATCAGGAACACGTGCGTTTCTCCCGACTGGAACGCGTCGATCTGTTCCTGACGCTTCTGCGTTTGCCCCGTGATCTTGGAGTAGGGAATATTGCGGGCCTTGAGGGTGTCCTCCAAGTGGCCCAGCAACGTGGCAAATCCGCTGAAAATCAGCACACGGCGGCCTTCCTCGATCATCTGCGGCAGGTTGGATTCCAGCCAGTCCAGCTTGGCGTTCCCCTTGACCTTGCGGGCAGCCTCCAATTTCACCAGGCGCGGATCGGTGACGGCCTGCCGGAGTTTGAGCAGAGCGTCCAGAATGGCGATGGTCGAGCGGGCCAGTCCCCGCGCCTGCAACTCCTCGCGCACGCGGCTCTCCATCGTCACACGCACAGTTTCGTAGAGGTCGCGCTGATCGCCGTCCAGGGTCACGCGCACCGGAATTTCGGTTTTGGGTGGCAACTCACGGGCTACATCGCGTTTTTCGCGGCGCAGGATGAAGGGACGAACGCGGGCGGCCAGCGCGGCGCGGCGGTGGGGATCACCCTTCTTCTCTATGGGCGTACGGTACAACTCGCGGAAGGTGCGCTCATCGTGCAGCAGCCCCGGCGAGAGGAAATTGAACTGCGACCACAGCTCGCCCAGATGGTTTTCCAGCGGCGTTCCGGTGAGGCACAGGCGGTGGCGGGCGTCCAGGCTTCCGGCGGCTTTGGCAGCAGCCGTTTTGCTGTTTTTGATGTTCTGGGCCTCGTCCAGAATCAGCATGTGGAAGGCGTGCCCGTTCAGCAATTCCACGTCACGGGGCAGCAGCGGATAGGTGGTCAGGATCAGGTCGGCGTCGGAAATGCGGCCAAATTCGCTGCGGCGATCCTTGCCGTGCAGGGTCAGCACGCGCAGGCTGGGAGCGAACCGCGCGGCCTCGGCCTGCCAGTTACCGATGACGCTGGTGGGGGCCACGACCATGCTGGGACGGTCTGCACGGCCCGCCGCCTTCTCGGTCAGGAGGTGGGCCAGCGTTTGCACCGTTTTCCCCAGCCCCATGTCGTCGGCCAGAATGCCCCCCAACTCGTACTCGCGCAGGAATTGCAGCCACGCCAACCCCTGCAACTGGTAGGGCCGCAATTCGGCATTCAAACTTGCGGGCGGCTCTACAGGCTGAATCCCGCCAAAGTCCCGCAGCTTACGCCCCAACTCCAGCAGACGTTCCGCGCCCACCCAGCGGGCCTGCAAAGCTCCTTCCAGTTGGGCCAAGCGGGCGGCGTCCAGCAGAGGCAGGCGCAGGGGGCCATCGGGAATATCGCGTAGGTTCAGTTCTACCAGCACGCTGAGAATGGCCCGCACCCGTCCGGCAGGCAGCGCCACGCGGCGGCCATCGCCCAGCGCAGCGTAAATGGTTTCGTCGTCCTTCAGTTCGTTCAGGGCTTCTACCGTAAATAGGTCGGGCTGGCGAGCAATCAGATCGGCCAGCACGGGAATCAGGCTCACGCGCTCGCCGTCTACGACAATGCCCAAGTCCAGCGTGAACCAGCCGTTGCCGCCGCCTTCTTCGGTTTCGCCGTACCAGTCGCTAATTTCGGCCACAGCCAGCGGAAAATCAGGGTGAATATGGATGGTAAAGCCCCGCGCCTCCAGATCGGTGCGGCCATCGCGCATAAATTCCAGCCACGATTCGTCGTCGCCCAACGTCAGGTGATCGCGCAGTTCTCTGGGCACGGCATACTCCTCGCCGTACACGTCCTGCATGGTCGCAAAGCCTGCGCGGGACAGGGCGCGGGTGGCCTGCTTCTCGGCGGCGGGGTCGCGGGGCACACGGGTCAGAATGCCGTCGCGGTACACGGTGGGCACGGGCAGAGTGGACACGTCGCGCCCGGCGTCGCGGCCCCGGTTGGCCGACGACACCACCGGCTCCTGCGGGATGGGCAGGCCGCCGTATGCAGGGCGCAACTCGGCCAGCGGGAAGGTTTCGGTCTTCATGACCATCGTCCAGCGATCGTAGGTGGGAATGGTCACGGTGCGCCCCATCAGGTGCAGTTGCGGGGTAAAGGGCAGACGTTCTTCCCTTACCTGTACGGTTTGGGGCACGGGCAGGGGTGCGCCCGCCGCCGTGATCGCGTGGGCCAGGGCCGCCGCCTGCGCGGGCGACACGGTGGGGCCAGCCAGAAAGCGGGCCACCTGTTCCGGCGGCGTGTGGGTGGTGACTCGCACCAAGAATGACTCGGTGGGGCGCACCAGCCAGGGCCGGGGCAGGGGCAGCACCACGCCGCCCGCCGCGCCCTCTACCGTCAGGGTCGGAAACTGCATGCCGCGCTCGTCGGTGGCCCAGCCCGGCATGCCCTGAACCGACTCGCCCCGGTGCAGCACGGCGTCGGCGGCTTCCCAGCACAGGCGGCCCGAATCCAGCATCAGCTCTATGAGCAGGTCGGTGGCTGGATGGTCGCCCAAGGCGTGCAGGGTTTCGTCCCAGCGGCCCGGCAGATGTGCGGCGGTAGAGGCCACTTCCAACAGGCGCAGCAAGTCGGCGTCTCGGCGAGCAAAAGCCGGGGCCGCCGACAGGTTGCGCGGCAGGCTGTAATGCTCAGCAGAGCGCACCTCGGCCACGTCGCCGCGCACCGGCACGCGCACGACGCCCACCGCCACCCGCCGGATGCTGCCGGGGCCACCCTGGGAGGTCACAGGCATGATCCTGAGCACGTAGCGCAACTCATATTGCCGCCCGCGCCCGCCGGATTTCTTGTCGTCAAAGCTGGCGAGCCACTGCTGGGCGCGGGCATCCAGCGGTTCTACGGCTGGGGCGCGGGCGGGCCCTCCTTCACCTGCCGCAGAGCCAGAAACCCCGTTAGACCCTGATTTCAGCGCGGGGCGCGGCGCATCGGGCGGGTCGGCAGACAGCACCAGCGCCGCCACATGACGGCAGCGGTAGCGCCCGCAGGTGCAGGACGTGGAGCGGAGCACCGGATCGGGCGGCGGCGTCAGTTCGGCCATCGCCTGAAAGTCGTTGCCCCCGTCGCGCACGGTGGCGGTGGCCTTCCAGCCCGTGTCCGTCCACTCGCGCATCACGTCCGACACGGCTTCCTGCCGCAACGCGAGGGCCTGAGCCGCCGTATCCAGCCCAAATCCCGGCGGCAGACGACTGAGCTTCACAGGAGCACCCTGACCAGCGGGCAGCGGTCTACACGGCAAGCAACAAGAACAAACACATCCTGAAGTCTAGCGCACACCGGGATTCAAACTGCTTGCCTTGCTTCCTTTTGACCGGCGTATGAAGAGAAGACTGCGAACAACCTGTCAGAGGACAGCCCATTCATGGCCGATAGCTCAAGACCCAGCCCCAATTCCCGGTCTGCTTCGTAAGCCAGGCGGCAACTATTCACACCTTGGGCGCGTACTTTAGGGAATATGCCGGACTTGAACGCTGCCACCATCATCACTGTTGCCCGCACCGGCTCCCGTGTGGTGCGGTATCTGATCCGTCCTGCACAGCGTTTGCCAAATAGCTCAGTCGTCCTGATGACGGGCGGGCGCGATCCCTGGCTGCCTGCGCCTGCCGGGTCTGCCGCCGAGACGGTCAGCCGTGCCCGCCGCGCCGGAAGCCGGGTGCGGCGCCTGCTGGGGCTGGTGGCCCTGCTGATTCTGGGCGTGCTGGGGGCGCTCCTGGTGGGGCCACTGCTGCTGCTGCTGGGCATCGGCACGGCGTCGGGCAGCGACGTGGCCGGAATCCTGCTGGCCCTCACCTTGGCGGCGGCAGCGTTCGGCACGTACTGGACGGCCCGCCGCGCCCGCGCCATTTTGCATGCGCCGGAAGACACCGCACAGCCCACGACGCTTGATATGGCCGGAGCCGCTGCCCACGATGAAGCCTCGTTGCTGGCGACCCTGCGCCTGCATGAGCGCACGCTGCCCGCCCCGGCCCGCGCTGCACTGCACGCCACCGCCATCGCCACCCGCGACGCCCTGCGCGTGACCGCCCACGATCAGGCGTTGGGCCGCGACACCTACGACGCCCAGCAGGCCGCCCGCCGCGATCTGCCCGACCTGCTAAGCGCCTACCGCGCCGCGTCGCCTACCTCTGCCGCCGATCTGGAACTGTTGATGCAACTGGGCCACATAGAGCGCCGGATGCGGAGCGTGAGTACCGAGCGGGCCGGACAGGGGCAGCGCAAACTGGAGGCGCACGGGCGCTATCTGAAAGACAAATACAGCCTCAGCGAAGACCTAAAAGAACCCAGCCCTACAGAGTGACCTCCCTGGGTGAGGGCCAGCTTCAGGCTTGATCTAGCTGGGATGTTGATGAAGGTACGGTCTGCAGGGCCGCGTGGCCTCAGGATGACGTGTGATGTTTTTCTCGGAGCGCAACCTGTCCCGTTTTGCCGCCGCTGTGCTGTTGGGCGCACTCTGTGTGGGTGCGGCACACCCCGCCGCACCCACTGAAGCCGCGCTGGACGCCGTGCCCGCCGTACGGGTAGTGCGGACAGGCGAGGTCGTGCCTGGTACGCCCGCCGACCTGAACGCCAGCATCACGGTGCGCTACGGCCCAACTAAGCCAAACGCCGTGCTGCTGCTGATGCCCGGCTTCCTGGGCGGCGCGGGGAGTTTTGACCGATTGGCGCGGCAAATCGTGGCGCTTGATCCGGGTGTGGCGGTATGGGCCGTAGACCGCCGCTCCAATCTTCTGGAATCGGGCGCGGCCATTGCCAACGCCGACCCCGCCGAACTCGTCCGTATCGTGCAGCAGGGTATTCCGGCACGGCCCACTTCCAGCCTGACCTTTATGAAGAACTGGGGACTGGATACCACGCTGCGCGACTGGCGCGAGGCGGTGCGCGAGGCCCGCACGCTGACGCCGAATGTCTTTATTGGCGGGCATTCTCTGGGCGGCACACTGACCAGCCTGTATGCCGGGTACGACTTCGGGAATGCCCCGTTTGGCGCGGCCCCTACCCCTGACGACCAGATTGGATTTAAGGGCGTGCGCGGCCTGCTGATGCTGGACGGCGCACCGGGCAACACCACCTCTGACCCGATCTCCTGGGATCAGTACCAGAACGGCAGCGTGGGCCGGCTGGGGTATGTGCCGGGAGTCAACAAGCTGGATGAAATTCCCTATATCAACAGCCTGATCTTCAATCCGACCTTTGCAAGCCGCGCCGCTGCTCAGGCCCGGCTTGCGGCCACCGCGCCCGATGCTCTGGCTCCGGCGGGCGGTCTCGTTTCTTACGCTGCTACCAATCTTGCGGCGGGCCTTGCGCAACTGGAGCAGCAATATTCGCTGCTGCCCTTCCTGACGCTCAGAACGGGGCAGGCCACCAATGCCGCTTCCATTCCCAACCCGCTGCCGCGCCTGCTGGGGGCCACAGAAAACAGCCAGTTCGTGCTTGGCCCCGCCGACCGCAGCCGCCCGGTAGGCTGGAAGGCCGACGCCGACGCCACCACCGATCCGCACGATTTTGTGGGCCGATTCTGGAATCCGGTCAGCGATTACGCCGAGTGGTACTTTCCTATGCGCCTGAGTGTGGATGTGGGCGCGGCCCAGTTGGACACGGTGGGCACGCCGTTTGCGACCACCCTGCGCGTCTGGCACACCCGCGCCGTCTCTACCCCGATTCTGGGCATCGCTGCCGAAAATGGGATTACGACTGAGAACGACTACCGCCGATTCGCCGCCTTCACCCGCGCCACCGTGACCACGCGTACGTTGCCGGGGGCCAGCCATCTGGATATCACGGTGGCCAAGAGCGATCAGGTGGCCCGCTGGACGCTGAATTGGATGCGCGGGATTACCGGGCCAGCGGTGGCCCAGACCGCACAGGCCCCAAACCCTTAACGGCGCGGCGGGGCCGGGTTAGCAGTTCGCCGCTGCAATTGGGGCAGACGTGATTCATGCTGGCAGCACAGGCAGCGCAAAATGTGCATTCGAACGAGCAGATCAGCGCCTCCGCACCGGCAGCTAGGGCGGTTTGGCAGTGTTCGCACTCGGCCTTCATCTCAAGCATGAATGGAGTGTAAGCGAAGCTCAGGCGGAGAGTTCTGGTAGCCCTTTCGCCGCTTCCATCAATACCGCTGCGCTGCGTTCCAGTGCAGCTTTCTCTTGCTCCGACAGATCGGGCGTCAGGGTGGCCCCGATGCCGCCTGCGCCCACCACACGCGGCAGGCTCAGGCAGGGGCCATACGGCGACGGCCCGCTGACGGTCAGGACGGCGCGGCGATCTCGCAGCACGGCCTCGGTGATGAGGGCCAACGCCGCGCCGACGCCGTAGTTGGTGGCGTGTTTCCCGGCAATAATCTGCGCCGCCGCGCCGCGTGTGCCGTTCTCGATTTCCTGTGTTACTTCCTCGGTCAAGTCAATCACCTGCGCCAGAGGCACGCCGCCCACACTGGCGCTGCTCCAGCCCAGCACCTCGGAGTCGCCGTGTTCGCCCAGCACCGAGGCGTGAACATGCTGCGGGGCCACGCCGACTTTGGCCGCAATCAGGGCGCGAAAGCGGGCGCTGTCCAGCACCGTACCTGAACCGACGACAGGCTGATTTGGCGCGAGTTTGGCGGTCAGGGCCGTCATCAGGTCGACTGGATTGGTCGCCACCAGCAACACTGCATGGGGCGCGGCCTGTGTAATCTGCGGCACCAGCTCACGGAAAATATCGGCGTTGCGCTTCAGCAGACTCAGGCGATCTTCGCCGGGTTTCTGGTTCGCGCCCGCCGTGAGGATGACCACGCTGGCCCCGGCCAGAGCCTCAAAGCCGCCGCTGCTGACCCGCACCGGATGGCTGACCGGCGTGGCGTGCGAGATGTCCTGCGCTTCGGCCTGCGCCCGCGCCGCGTCCTTATCTACCAGCACCAATTCGGTGCAACTGCCCCGCAGCACCAGCGCAAATCCCGCCGCACTGCCCACCATACCTGACCCAACCATGCCCACTTTCGTCATACGGTCAGCGTAAGGGAATGGGTGGCGGCGGAATGTCAGGATGAAGGAACGGCGGGGAGTGGGAAGAAAAAAGCCCCCGCGCTCAGCAGGGGCAATACTTTTAATTCGGAGAAGCCTCTATTTCAAATGCGCTGTAATCCACCCGGCCAATTCACTGATCTTGATTCTTACCTGCGCCAAGGTGTTGCGGTCACGAATGGTCACGGTGTCTTTCAAACTCTGGTCTGCACCTTCCGCACTTTGGCCGATGGTGTCGAAGTCTACCGTCACGCAATACGGCGTACCGATTTCATCATGACGGCGGTAAGCCTTACCGATATTGCCGCTGTCTTCCAGCAAAATACGGCCAAGCCCCAGCTTTTGCAGATCGGATTTAATGGAACGGGCCAGTTCCACCAGTTCGGATTTGTTGCGGGCCAGCGGAATGACGGCCACTTTGATGGGCGCAAGGTGTGGCTTCAGCTTCAGCACGATGCGTTCATTGCCGTTTTCTAGGGTTTCTTTGGTAAACGCCTCGCTGAGTACCGCCAACAGCGCCCGGTCTACCCCCGCAGACGGCTCAATCACAAACGGCACGACGGGCTTGTTGGTTTCGGGGTGTGGAATGGTCAGCTTGGCGATGCTGTCCAGGTTTTCTTCCACACGGGCGGTCAGGTTCAGCTCGCCCTGCGCCTTGGTGTGGCTGCCCAGATCGTAGTCCGAGCGGTTGGCAATGCCCTCGATTTCCTCGTAGCCCAGCGTGGGGTAGTCGTACATCAGGTCGTAGGTGCGCTTGGAGTAATGTGCCAGATCCTCTTTGGGCACGTCCAGAATGTCGATCTTGCTGCGCGGGATGCCCTGCGCTTCCCACCAGCTCAGGCGTTGTTCCAGCCAGTGCTGATGCCACGTTTCGTCGGTGCCGGGGGTGCAGAAGAATTCAATTTCCATCTGCTCCAGTTCGCGCACCCGGAAAATAAAATTGCGGGGCGTGATCTCGTTGCGAAAGGCCTTGCCGATCTGGGCGATGCCGAACGGCAGGCGGCGGCTGGTGCTGTCCACGACGTTCTTGAAGTTCACGAAGATGCCCTGCGCGGTTTCGGGGCGCAGGTAGCCGTAGCTTTCCTCATCGGCCACCGGGCCAATCGTGGTCTTAAACATCATGTTGAAGGGCTTGGGTTCCGTCCAGTCGCCCACCTCGCCGGAAAAGGGGTCGCGCACGCCTGCCGTTTTCAGGGCCGCGCTGGCTTCGGCGGGCTTTTTATTCAGGGCCGCCACCACTGCCGGAAAATTCGCCACATCTTCACCGATCAGCTCCGCGACTTTGGCGATCACATCGGCCTTCTGATCCTTCACCAGATGATCGAGCCGGTAGCGCTTGTTGTTCTTTTTATTGTCGATCATCGGGTCGGAAAACGTGGCTTCATGTCCGCTGTGGCGCAACACCTGGCGGTGCATGATGATGCTGGCATCTAGGCCTTCCATGTCGTCGCGCTCGTAGACGTTGGCCCGCCACCACGCGGCTTTAATGTTGTTCTTCAGCTCTACACCCAGCGGGCCGTAATCGTAGAACCCTTGCAGGCCGCCGTAAATCTCGGAGCCTTGAAAAATAAAGCCCCGGCGTTTGCACAGGCTGACCAGTTCTTCCATAGACGTTGCGGGCATGGTTGCTCCTTCTGGCCGCCCGCCGGGGCAAAAACAAAAAGAGAACGCCCCGGCGATTGGCTCGCCTGGGGGCGCAGTGTGGGCCTGCTTGGCCCTGCGCGGTTCCACCCCAGTTCCCCGAAACGCTGCCGGGGCACTCTGAAACATGTTGTCGGACCACTTGCCGCAGCCCGCGCTCCCCGCTGCCCTTCACGGCCCGACTTCCCGCCTGACTCTCACCGCCACAGGCTCGCTCTTGGGGTCGTGTGCCGCTACTTCTGCGGATCGACGCTGCCGCCAGTGTGCCGCACCGCCCGCTCCCCGGTCAAGCGGCACGGGGCCGAAAGGTGTCTGATTCCCCCTTGTGTACCTCATCATTGGAGGGTACGGTATAGGTAGGTCTTTCAATGTAGAGGGGTTCTGGCTGTCCACTGGGGCAGGCCGGAGCCTATAAGTGTTCAGTTCTGCCGTGCTGGACTGTTTCCGACCCGTACCGTCTGTCCCACATCGTGCATCTCGCTTGACCGCTTCTGGAGGAACCGCCATGACCCAGCACACCCAGACCGAAGATCAGACTGCCGCCGCTGCCCCCAACACCCAGTTGAACAGCACCCAGACTGATCTGAA from Deinococcus sp. QL22 encodes:
- a CDS encoding zf-HC2 domain-containing protein, which gives rise to MNGQEWSGKGIDNSDCEACREDLSAVLLGIASEAEAERVQAHLQTCATCQREAAELRQVLGGVLQAAPEIAPPAELRARVLNSARSSNLQHHPIPQSAPRKRPNLALWLPTSLGLAAAVAAFVLWPQPAPTRADVVVSAGDSVVFASSKSSGAPLTIRSAGGQLRRVNMETPQPAWFTEAVFAVGRAYLLDAANNQLIVLNVAQGKIERRFATPGGAAGLAVEDGRVFVKTASSGELLVFGGPNDAATTRRILAKAAPMPEAECMDAVLHVGNRLWATSHSTGQVFVLSADGGQLLDTYAVGGAPVGLEQWSGGVLVLDVQGRLLELAEDGQIRRTLKLKGNPDKFSVMDGKAYLTDRGGTVSVVDLQTFRVTRQRTFGTPMDIAALPDGHLALADATRGLLMLMPDLSDV
- a CDS encoding DEAD/DEAH box helicase; its protein translation is MKLSRLPPGFGLDTAAQALALRQEAVSDVMREWTDTGWKATATVRDGGNDFQAMAELTPPPDPVLRSTSCTCGRYRCRHVAALVLSADPPDAPRPALKSGSNGVSGSAAGEGGPARAPAVEPLDARAQQWLASFDDKKSGGRGRQYELRYVLRIMPVTSQGGPGSIRRVAVGVVRVPVRGDVAEVRSAEHYSLPRNLSAAPAFARRDADLLRLLEVASTAAHLPGRWDETLHALGDHPATDLLIELMLDSGRLCWEAADAVLHRGESVQGMPGWATDERGMQFPTLTVEGAAGGVVLPLPRPWLVRPTESFLVRVTTHTPPEQVARFLAGPTVSPAQAAALAHAITAAGAPLPVPQTVQVREERLPFTPQLHLMGRTVTIPTYDRWTMVMKTETFPLAELRPAYGGLPIPQEPVVSSANRGRDAGRDVSTLPVPTVYRDGILTRVPRDPAAEKQATRALSRAGFATMQDVYGEEYAVPRELRDHLTLGDDESWLEFMRDGRTDLEARGFTIHIHPDFPLAVAEISDWYGETEEGGGNGWFTLDLGIVVDGERVSLIPVLADLIARQPDLFTVEALNELKDDETIYAALGDGRRVALPAGRVRAILSVLVELNLRDIPDGPLRLPLLDAARLAQLEGALQARWVGAERLLELGRKLRDFGGIQPVEPPASLNAELRPYQLQGLAWLQFLREYELGGILADDMGLGKTVQTLAHLLTEKAAGRADRPSMVVAPTSVIGNWQAEAARFAPSLRVLTLHGKDRRSEFGRISDADLILTTYPLLPRDVELLNGHAFHMLILDEAQNIKNSKTAAAKAAGSLDARHRLCLTGTPLENHLGELWSQFNFLSPGLLHDERTFRELYRTPIEKKGDPHRRAALAARVRPFILRREKRDVARELPPKTEIPVRVTLDGDQRDLYETVRVTMESRVREELQARGLARSTIAILDALLKLRQAVTDPRLVKLEAARKVKGNAKLDWLESNLPQMIEEGRRVLIFSGFATLLGHLEDTLKARNIPYSKITGQTQKRQEQIDAFQSGETHVFLITLKAGGVGLNLTAADTVIHYDPWWNPAAEDQATDRAYRIGQDKPVFVYKLIAAGSVEEKILDLQARKAALARGILDGGLSDATQLTTHDLDRLFAPLEDGEED
- a CDS encoding alpha/beta hydrolase: MFFSERNLSRFAAAVLLGALCVGAAHPAAPTEAALDAVPAVRVVRTGEVVPGTPADLNASITVRYGPTKPNAVLLLMPGFLGGAGSFDRLARQIVALDPGVAVWAVDRRSNLLESGAAIANADPAELVRIVQQGIPARPTSSLTFMKNWGLDTTLRDWREAVREARTLTPNVFIGGHSLGGTLTSLYAGYDFGNAPFGAAPTPDDQIGFKGVRGLLMLDGAPGNTTSDPISWDQYQNGSVGRLGYVPGVNKLDEIPYINSLIFNPTFASRAAAQARLAATAPDALAPAGGLVSYAATNLAAGLAQLEQQYSLLPFLTLRTGQATNAASIPNPLPRLLGATENSQFVLGPADRSRPVGWKADADATTDPHDFVGRFWNPVSDYAEWYFPMRLSVDVGAAQLDTVGTPFATTLRVWHTRAVSTPILGIAAENGITTENDYRRFAAFTRATVTTRTLPGASHLDITVAKSDQVARWTLNWMRGITGPAVAQTAQAPNP
- a CDS encoding DUF1272 domain-containing protein, translated to MLEMKAECEHCQTALAAGAEALICSFECTFCAACAASMNHVCPNCSGELLTRPRRAVKGLGPVRSGPPLAR
- a CDS encoding L-lactate dehydrogenase, translating into MTKVGMVGSGMVGSAAGFALVLRGSCTELVLVDKDAARAQAEAQDISHATPVSHPVRVSSGGFEALAGASVVILTAGANQKPGEDRLSLLKRNADIFRELVPQITQAAPHAVLLVATNPVDLMTALTAKLAPNQPVVGSGTVLDSARFRALIAAKVGVAPQHVHASVLGEHGDSEVLGWSSASVGGVPLAQVIDLTEEVTQEIENGTRGAAAQIIAGKHATNYGVGAALALITEAVLRDRRAVLTVSGPSPYGPCLSLPRVVGAGGIGATLTPDLSEQEKAALERSAAVLMEAAKGLPELSA
- a CDS encoding glycine--tRNA ligase; its protein translation is MPATSMEELVSLCKRRGFIFQGSEIYGGLQGFYDYGPLGVELKNNIKAAWWRANVYERDDMEGLDASIIMHRQVLRHSGHEATFSDPMIDNKKNNKRYRLDHLVKDQKADVIAKVAELIGEDVANFPAVVAALNKKPAEASAALKTAGVRDPFSGEVGDWTEPKPFNMMFKTTIGPVADEESYGYLRPETAQGIFVNFKNVVDSTSRRLPFGIAQIGKAFRNEITPRNFIFRVRELEQMEIEFFCTPGTDETWHQHWLEQRLSWWEAQGIPRSKIDILDVPKEDLAHYSKRTYDLMYDYPTLGYEEIEGIANRSDYDLGSHTKAQGELNLTARVEENLDSIAKLTIPHPETNKPVVPFVIEPSAGVDRALLAVLSEAFTKETLENGNERIVLKLKPHLAPIKVAVIPLARNKSELVELARSIKSDLQKLGLGRILLEDSGNIGKAYRRHDEIGTPYCVTVDFDTIGQSAEGADQSLKDTVTIRDRNTLAQVRIKISELAGWITAHLK